The proteins below come from a single Fodinicola acaciae genomic window:
- a CDS encoding MCE family protein: MITLRTKIQVFVFVLVALLGISFVSANYVGFTDVLFNRTYLVNADFARAGGIFENAAVTYRGYQIGKVVGVNLVPGGVRATMQLDRGTRVPANSQAIVTDRSAVGEQYIDLRPPNDAGPYLADGATIPKSRTGTPLPLEDILLNLDKLVGSVNQADLAVVIDELGRAFSGDAGQNLDRLLDNTSALVSEANLYLPQTLALISQGRIVLTTQARSASDIRQWAASLASLSAQVKASDPDLRRLITATPGAAAEVTTLVRQLQPNLGFLLTNLITVDQVAVRRMDGIEQILVAYPVAVAGGSTVVPGDNTVHFGLVLNVDDPPPCRYTADAPLTCTSEERANGSAVRGWQNAPRPGGKEGTPQPPDTPSGPTSGPNSGPNSGPNTGYDPTTGLATAPDGSPYVMGSTGGQAAVLGDQGWKSLLIAPLSG; this comes from the coding sequence GTGATCACGCTGCGCACCAAGATCCAGGTGTTCGTGTTCGTGCTGGTCGCGCTGCTGGGCATCAGCTTCGTGTCGGCCAACTACGTCGGCTTCACCGACGTGCTGTTCAACCGTACGTACCTGGTCAACGCCGACTTCGCCAGAGCCGGCGGCATCTTCGAGAACGCCGCGGTGACCTACCGGGGCTACCAGATCGGCAAGGTCGTCGGCGTCAACCTGGTGCCCGGCGGCGTACGCGCCACCATGCAGCTGGACCGCGGCACGCGCGTACCGGCCAACAGCCAGGCCATCGTGACCGACCGGTCGGCCGTCGGCGAGCAGTACATCGACCTGCGGCCGCCGAACGACGCCGGTCCGTACCTGGCCGACGGCGCGACCATCCCGAAGAGCCGCACCGGCACGCCGCTGCCGCTCGAGGACATCCTGCTCAACCTCGACAAGCTGGTCGGCTCGGTCAACCAGGCCGACCTGGCGGTGGTCATCGACGAGCTCGGCAGGGCCTTCTCCGGCGACGCCGGACAAAACCTCGACCGGCTGCTGGACAACACCAGCGCGCTGGTCAGCGAGGCCAACCTCTATCTGCCGCAGACCCTGGCGCTGATCTCGCAGGGCCGGATCGTGCTCACCACGCAGGCACGGTCGGCCAGCGACATCCGCCAGTGGGCCGCCTCGCTCGCGTCGCTGTCCGCGCAGGTCAAGGCCAGCGACCCCGACCTGCGCCGGCTGATCACCGCGACGCCGGGAGCGGCCGCCGAGGTGACCACGCTGGTCCGCCAGCTGCAGCCCAACCTGGGCTTCCTGCTGACCAACCTGATCACCGTCGACCAGGTCGCGGTGCGCCGGATGGACGGCATCGAGCAGATCCTGGTGGCCTATCCGGTCGCGGTGGCCGGCGGCTCCACCGTCGTACCCGGCGACAACACCGTCCACTTCGGACTCGTGCTCAACGTGGACGACCCGCCACCCTGTCGCTACACCGCCGACGCACCGCTGACCTGCACCTCCGAGGAGCGTGCCAACGGCTCGGCCGTACGCGGCTGGCAGAACGCGCCGCGACCCGGCGGCAAGGAAGGCACGCCGCAACCCCCGGACACGCCATCCGGGCCGACCAGCGGCCCTAACAGCGGCCCTAACAGCGGCCCCAACACCGGCTATGACCCCACGACGGGGCTGGCCACCGCGCCGGACGGTTCGCCGTACGTGATGGGTAGCACCGGCGGCCAGGCCGCCGTGCTCGGTGACCAGGGCTGGAAGAGCCTGCTCATCGCACCCCTGAGCGGGTGA
- the rpoB gene encoding DNA-directed RNA polymerase subunit beta, which translates to MAVSRPGNTFHSRPTAGNPYGPLRVSFGKIQEQLEVPNLLDLQTSSFDWLIGNESWQARAADDPSMLSGLAEILEEISPIEDFSGSMSLSFSNPRFEDVKASIEECKEKDLTYCAPLFVTAEFTNNTTGEIKSQTVFMGDFPMMTAKGTFIINGTERVVVSQLVRSPGVYYTKEPDKTSDKDITNVRVIPSRGAWLEFDVDKRDSVGVRIDRKRRQAVTVLLKALGWTPDRIRERFADSEIMLATLEKDHIAGQDEALLDIYRKLRPGEPPTRENAQTLLDNLFFNPKRYDLAKVGRHKVNRKLGLNVPVTTGTLTEDDVVATIDYLVKLHSDVEGYEPDDIDHLGNRRLRTVGELIQNQVRVGLSRMERVVRERMTTQDVEAITPQTLINIRPVVASIKEFFGTSQLSQFMDQVNPLAGLNHRRRLSALGPGGLSRERAGLEVRDVHPSHYGRMCPIETPEGPNIGLIGYLSAFARVNPFGFIETPYRKVIDGVVSDQIDYLTADEEDRYVRAQANAVLTPEGRFAEDRVMGRSKGGEVGLWPPDQIDYMDVSPRQMVSVATAMIPFLEHDDANRALMGANMQRQAVPLVRTEAPLVGTGMEYRAASDAGDVIVAEQSGVAEDVCADYITVMNDDGTRRTYLLHKFRRSNQGTCTNQSPIVNEGDRVEAGQVIADGPSTDFGEMALGKNLLVAFMPWEGHNYEDAIILSQRLVQDDVLTSIHIEEHEVDARDTKLGAEEITRDIPNVSEEVLADLDERGIVRVGAEVGQGDILVGKVTPKGETELTPEERLLRAIFGEKAREVRDTSLKVPHGESGTVIGVRTFSRDDGDELSPGVNELVRVYVAQKRKISDGDKLAGRHGNKGVISKILPVEDMPFLEDGTPVDIVLNPLGVPSRMNIGQVLEMHLGWIASRGWQVEGDDQPWKVALKAIGSDHAEPFTRAATPVFDGAKEEEIVGLLESTLPNRDGSRMVDGTGKTILFDGRSGEPYPDPVAVGYMYILKLAHMVDDKIHARSTGPYSMITQQPLGGKAQFGGQRFGEMECWAMQAYGAAYALQELLTIKSDDVPGRVKVYEAIVKGENVPEPGVPESFKVLLKELQSLCLNVEVLSTDGVSIEMRDSDDEVFRAAEELGIDLSRREPSSVEEV; encoded by the coding sequence TTGGCAGTCTCCCGCCCCGGTAACACATTCCACTCTCGTCCCACTGCAGGCAACCCCTACGGGCCGCTGCGGGTCTCCTTCGGGAAGATCCAGGAGCAGCTTGAGGTTCCCAACCTGCTCGATCTTCAGACCAGCTCGTTCGACTGGCTGATCGGCAACGAGTCCTGGCAGGCTCGTGCGGCCGACGACCCGTCGATGCTCAGCGGCCTGGCCGAGATCCTCGAGGAGATCTCTCCCATCGAGGACTTCTCCGGCTCCATGTCGCTGTCCTTCTCCAACCCCCGGTTCGAGGACGTGAAGGCCTCGATCGAGGAGTGCAAGGAGAAGGACCTCACCTACTGCGCGCCGCTGTTCGTGACGGCGGAGTTCACCAACAACACCACCGGCGAGATCAAGAGCCAGACGGTGTTCATGGGTGACTTCCCGATGATGACCGCCAAAGGCACGTTCATCATCAACGGCACCGAGCGTGTGGTCGTGTCGCAGCTGGTCCGTTCTCCGGGCGTCTACTACACCAAGGAGCCGGACAAGACCTCCGACAAGGACATCACCAACGTCCGCGTCATCCCGAGCCGCGGCGCGTGGCTGGAGTTCGACGTCGACAAGCGCGACTCGGTCGGCGTACGCATCGACCGTAAGCGCCGGCAGGCCGTGACGGTGCTGCTCAAGGCCCTCGGCTGGACACCGGACCGGATCCGCGAGCGGTTCGCCGACTCCGAGATCATGCTGGCGACCCTGGAGAAGGACCACATCGCCGGCCAGGACGAGGCGCTGCTGGACATCTACCGCAAGCTGCGTCCGGGCGAGCCGCCGACGCGCGAGAACGCGCAGACGCTGCTGGACAACCTGTTCTTCAACCCGAAGCGGTACGACCTGGCCAAGGTCGGCCGGCACAAGGTCAACCGCAAGCTCGGCCTCAACGTCCCGGTCACCACCGGCACGCTGACCGAGGACGACGTCGTCGCGACCATCGACTACCTGGTCAAGCTGCACTCCGACGTGGAGGGCTACGAGCCGGACGACATCGACCACCTCGGCAACCGGCGGTTGCGCACCGTCGGCGAGCTGATCCAGAACCAGGTGCGGGTCGGCCTGTCCCGGATGGAGCGGGTCGTCCGCGAGCGGATGACCACCCAGGACGTCGAGGCGATCACGCCGCAGACGTTGATCAACATCCGGCCGGTCGTCGCCTCCATCAAGGAGTTCTTCGGCACCAGCCAGCTGTCCCAGTTCATGGACCAGGTCAACCCGCTGGCCGGCCTCAACCACCGGCGGCGGCTGTCCGCGCTGGGTCCCGGTGGCCTGTCCCGTGAGCGGGCCGGTCTTGAGGTCCGCGACGTGCACCCCAGCCACTACGGCCGGATGTGCCCGATCGAGACCCCCGAGGGTCCCAACATCGGCCTGATCGGCTATCTGTCCGCGTTCGCGCGGGTCAACCCGTTCGGCTTCATCGAGACGCCATACCGCAAGGTCATCGACGGCGTGGTCAGCGACCAGATCGACTACCTGACCGCCGACGAGGAGGACCGGTACGTCCGGGCCCAGGCCAACGCCGTACTGACTCCCGAGGGCCGGTTCGCCGAGGACCGGGTGATGGGCCGGAGCAAGGGCGGCGAGGTCGGCCTGTGGCCGCCGGACCAGATCGACTACATGGACGTGTCGCCGCGGCAGATGGTCTCCGTCGCCACCGCGATGATCCCGTTCCTGGAGCACGACGACGCCAACCGCGCGCTGATGGGTGCCAACATGCAGCGCCAGGCGGTGCCGCTGGTACGCACCGAGGCGCCGCTGGTCGGCACCGGCATGGAATACCGTGCCGCCTCCGACGCCGGTGACGTCATCGTGGCCGAGCAGTCCGGCGTGGCCGAGGACGTGTGCGCCGACTACATCACCGTCATGAACGACGACGGCACCCGGCGGACCTACCTGCTGCACAAGTTCCGCCGGTCCAACCAGGGCACCTGCACCAACCAGAGCCCGATCGTCAACGAGGGTGACCGGGTCGAGGCCGGCCAGGTGATCGCCGACGGTCCGTCCACCGACTTCGGTGAGATGGCCCTGGGCAAGAACCTGCTGGTCGCGTTCATGCCGTGGGAGGGTCACAACTACGAGGACGCGATCATCCTGAGCCAGCGGCTGGTCCAGGACGACGTGCTCACCTCGATCCACATCGAGGAGCACGAGGTCGACGCGCGCGACACCAAGCTCGGTGCCGAGGAGATCACCCGGGACATCCCGAACGTCTCCGAGGAGGTCCTCGCCGACCTCGACGAGCGCGGCATCGTACGGGTCGGCGCCGAGGTCGGGCAGGGCGACATCCTGGTCGGCAAGGTCACCCCCAAGGGGGAGACCGAGCTGACCCCGGAGGAGCGCCTGCTGCGCGCCATCTTCGGCGAGAAGGCCCGGGAGGTCCGGGACACCTCGCTGAAGGTGCCGCACGGCGAGTCCGGCACGGTCATCGGCGTACGCACCTTCAGCCGCGACGACGGCGACGAGCTGTCGCCCGGCGTCAACGAGCTGGTCCGGGTGTACGTGGCGCAGAAGCGCAAGATCTCCGACGGTGACAAGCTCGCCGGCCGGCACGGCAACAAGGGCGTGATCTCCAAGATCCTGCCGGTCGAGGACATGCCGTTCCTGGAGGATGGCACGCCGGTCGACATCGTGCTCAACCCGCTCGGCGTGCCGAGCCGGATGAACATCGGGCAGGTGCTGGAGATGCACCTGGGCTGGATCGCCTCCCGCGGTTGGCAGGTCGAGGGTGACGACCAGCCGTGGAAGGTCGCTCTCAAGGCGATCGGCTCCGACCACGCCGAGCCGTTCACCCGCGCGGCGACGCCGGTGTTCGACGGCGCCAAGGAGGAGGAGATCGTCGGGCTCCTGGAGTCCACCCTCCCCAACCGGGACGGCAGCCGGATGGTCGACGGGACCGGTAAGACGATCCTGTTCGACGGCCGCTCGGGTGAGCCTTACCCGGACCCGGTCGCGGTCGGCTACATGTACATCCTGAAGCTGGCCCACATGGTGGACGACAAGATCCACGCGCGCTCCACCGGTCCGTACTCGATGATCACGCAGCAGCCGCTCGGCGGTAAGGCGCAGTTCGGTGGTCAGCGCTTCGGTGAGATGGAGTGCTGGGCCATGCAGGCCTACGGCGCCGCGTACGCGCTGCAGGAGCTGCTGACGATCAAGTCCGACGACGTCCCCGGCCGGGTGAAGGTCTACGAGGCCATCGTCAAGGGCGAGAACGTTCCAGAGCCCGGAGTGCCCGAGTCGTTCAAGGTGCTGCTGAAGGAGCTTCAGTCGCTCTGCCTGAACGTCGAGGTGCTCTCCACCGACGGCGTGTCCATCGAGATGCGCGACTCCGACGACGAGGTGTTCCGCGCCGCGGAGGAGCTGGGAATCGATCTGTCTCGGCGGGAGCCGAGCAGCGTCGAAGAGGTCTGA